From the Ferrigenium kumadai genome, one window contains:
- a CDS encoding CZB domain-containing protein, protein MALFAGMKDFFGFDYYHKRNLRDRLNLIGVAEAHILWKTRLGHHIQGNIREPLEAALVGQDSICQLGSWINGQEFAPFRELPEFMQLSEAHQQFHQLGRLIVERLKVGDRSGAETIFRNEYNQSLRRTIQALTEINKRLHED, encoded by the coding sequence ATGGCCCTGTTTGCCGGTATGAAAGACTTCTTCGGATTCGATTACTACCACAAGCGGAATTTGCGCGACAGGTTGAACCTGATCGGGGTCGCGGAGGCGCATATCTTGTGGAAGACACGCCTGGGCCACCACATTCAGGGAAATATCCGCGAGCCGCTGGAAGCCGCATTGGTTGGCCAGGATAGCATTTGCCAGCTGGGGAGCTGGATCAACGGCCAAGAGTTCGCACCGTTCCGCGAATTGCCGGAGTTCATGCAATTAAGCGAGGCGCACCAGCAGTTCCATCAATTGGGCAGGCTTATCGTTGAAAGGTTGAAGGTGGGCGATCGCAGCGGCGCCGAGACGATATTCAGGAACGAATACAATCAGTCGTTGCGCCGCACCATCCAGGCGCTGACGGAGATCAACAAGCGTCTTCACGAAGATTGA
- a CDS encoding D-alanyl-D-alanine carboxypeptidase family protein has product MKFALLLISLLLPALSHALPVSAPGAPLLAAKSYLLYDYTSSQVLVNQNGDARMEPASLTKLMTAYLAFDALKHGTLSQDQELTVPAAAVRNTNGESRMLLKAGQTVTVDELLRGLIVQSGNDAAITLADHIAGSEAGFVDLMNKEAKRLGMNNTHFTNPVGLPDAQHYSSAYDLALLAAAVVRDYPQQYQLFALREYTFNNVTQANRNRLLWIDPYADGIKTGHTETAGYCLVGSVRRDNRRLISVLLGASSDSLRATESQKLLNFGFQYFDAVRLYQKDQPITQLRIWKGTDSHVGVGFRRDLFLSIPKGKLAQLKATVETRQPILAPISSGQQLGVLKLTLAGKPYAEFPLIALDAVPLANVFSRGWDSIRLLFQ; this is encoded by the coding sequence ATGAAATTCGCCCTCCTGCTCATCAGCCTGTTGTTGCCCGCCCTGAGCCATGCGCTACCGGTGTCCGCACCCGGCGCTCCGCTGCTCGCCGCCAAGTCATACCTGCTGTATGACTACACCAGCAGCCAGGTGCTGGTGAACCAGAACGGCGATGCGCGCATGGAGCCCGCTTCGCTGACCAAGCTGATGACCGCCTATCTGGCCTTCGATGCGCTCAAGCACGGCACCCTGTCGCAGGATCAGGAACTAACCGTTCCCGCCGCCGCGGTACGCAACACCAATGGCGAATCGCGCATGCTGCTCAAGGCGGGACAGACCGTGACGGTGGATGAGCTGCTGCGCGGCCTGATCGTGCAGTCCGGCAACGATGCGGCCATCACGCTGGCCGACCACATCGCCGGCAGCGAGGCCGGTTTCGTCGACCTGATGAACAAGGAAGCGAAACGGCTGGGCATGAATAACACCCACTTCACCAACCCGGTCGGCCTGCCGGACGCCCAGCACTACAGCAGCGCATATGACCTAGCCCTGCTGGCCGCCGCCGTCGTGCGCGACTATCCGCAGCAGTACCAGCTGTTCGCCCTGCGCGAATACACTTTCAACAACGTCACCCAGGCCAACCGCAACCGCCTGCTGTGGATCGACCCCTATGCCGACGGCATCAAGACCGGCCACACCGAGACCGCCGGCTACTGCCTGGTCGGATCGGTCAGGCGCGACAACCGCCGCCTAATCTCGGTGCTGCTCGGCGCAAGCTCCGACAGCCTGCGCGCCACCGAGAGCCAGAAGCTGCTGAATTTCGGCTTCCAGTATTTCGACGCCGTGCGCCTGTATCAAAAGGACCAGCCCATCACCCAGTTGCGCATCTGGAAGGGAACCGACAGCCATGTCGGGGTCGGCTTCCGCCGCGACCTGTTCCTGAGCATCCCCAAAGGGAAGCTCGCCCAGCTCAAGGCCACGGTGGAAACGCGCCAGCCCATCCTCGCCCCGATCAGCAGCGGCCAGCAACTGGGCGTGCTGAAACTCACGCTGGCGGGCAAGCCTTATGCGGAATTCCCCCTGATCGCACTGGATGCGGTTCCGCTGGCGAACGTATTCTCGCGCGGATGGGATAGCATACGGCTGTTGTTCCAATAA
- a CDS encoding D-amino acid aminotransferase — protein MTIYLNGEFMPIAEAKVSVLDRGFIFGDGVYEVIPVYSRKAFRLPEHLRRLQHSLDGIKLPNPHSEAEWTHIVEEIIARNEGEDQYLYLHITRGAAKRDHAFPNPPVPPTVFAMTSPLPAPPAELLASGVCCVTAEDNRWLRCDIKSISLLPNVLLRQMAVEAGCAETILIRDNEFMTEGAASNIFVVKNGKLLAPPKDNLMLPGITYDVILEIAAANGIPCEVRRVMKEEVFAADELLLTSSTKEVLAITHVDGKPVGTGKPGAMFARLYQLYQDFKRDVMRK, from the coding sequence ATGACGATCTACCTGAACGGCGAATTCATGCCCATCGCGGAAGCGAAGGTTTCCGTGCTGGATCGCGGCTTCATCTTCGGCGATGGCGTGTATGAGGTGATCCCGGTCTACTCGCGCAAGGCGTTCCGCCTGCCGGAGCACCTGCGTCGCCTGCAGCACAGCCTGGACGGCATCAAACTCCCCAATCCGCACAGCGAGGCGGAATGGACGCACATCGTCGAAGAGATCATCGCGCGCAACGAGGGCGAGGATCAGTACCTGTACCTGCACATCACGCGCGGCGCCGCCAAACGCGACCACGCCTTCCCCAACCCGCCAGTCCCGCCTACCGTCTTCGCCATGACCAGCCCGCTGCCCGCGCCGCCCGCCGAGCTGCTGGCCAGCGGCGTCTGCTGCGTCACGGCGGAGGACAACCGCTGGCTGCGCTGCGACATCAAGTCCATCTCGTTGCTGCCCAACGTGCTGCTGCGCCAGATGGCGGTGGAAGCGGGCTGCGCGGAAACCATCCTGATCCGCGACAACGAATTCATGACCGAGGGTGCGGCCAGCAACATCTTCGTGGTGAAGAACGGCAAGCTGCTCGCGCCGCCCAAAGACAACCTGATGCTGCCCGGCATCACTTACGATGTGATACTGGAGATCGCCGCCGCCAACGGCATTCCCTGCGAAGTACGCCGGGTGATGAAGGAAGAGGTATTCGCCGCCGATGAACTATTGCTCACTTCCTCCACCAAAGAGGTGCTGGCGATCACCCATGTCGACGGCAAGCCGGTGGGTACCGGCAAGCCCGGCGCGATGTTCGCCAGGCTGTATCAGTTGTATCAGGACTTCAAACGGGATGTGATGCGCAAATGA
- a CDS encoding HP0495 family protein, with protein sequence MNNEATKSELRDSLVEYPCDFPLKVFGQQQAGFAQAVLEVVNKHDPGFLAASMEMRASKNARYVSLTCTIRATSREQLDAVYQELCDHPMVVMVL encoded by the coding sequence ATGAATAACGAAGCAACCAAGAGCGAATTGAGAGACAGTCTGGTCGAGTATCCCTGCGACTTTCCGCTGAAGGTATTCGGTCAGCAGCAGGCGGGCTTCGCGCAGGCCGTGCTGGAAGTGGTCAACAAGCATGACCCCGGGTTCCTCGCGGCCAGCATGGAGATGCGCGCCAGCAAGAACGCCCGCTATGTCAGCCTGACCTGCACCATCCGCGCCACCTCGCGCGAGCAGCTCGACGCGGTCTACCAGGAACTTTGCGACCATCCCATGGTGGTGATGGTCCTGTAA
- the lipB gene encoding lipoyl(octanoyl) transferase LipB, which yields MLPHIRTLGLVEYQPTWDAMKQFTAERSGETRDEIWLVQHPPTYTQGLSGKPEHLLNPTDIPVVKIDRGGQITYHGPGQIVAYLLLDMRRWKIGVRELVRLMEQAVIDLLADYSVVAEGREGAPGVYVNGAKIASLGLKIRNGYCYHGLAFNVDMDLAPFANINPCGYAGLRVTQACELGITAPLNELQAELAQHLVHGLQRHLASAGAGPARE from the coding sequence ATGCTCCCGCACATCAGAACGCTGGGTTTGGTCGAGTATCAGCCGACCTGGGACGCGATGAAGCAGTTCACCGCCGAGCGCAGCGGCGAGACGCGCGACGAGATCTGGCTGGTGCAGCATCCTCCAACCTATACGCAAGGACTCTCGGGCAAGCCCGAGCATCTGCTCAACCCCACCGACATCCCCGTGGTCAAGATCGACCGCGGCGGCCAGATCACCTACCACGGTCCCGGCCAGATCGTCGCCTACCTGCTGCTCGACATGCGCCGCTGGAAGATCGGGGTACGCGAACTGGTGCGGCTGATGGAACAGGCGGTGATCGACCTGCTGGCCGACTACAGCGTTGTTGCCGAAGGCCGCGAGGGTGCGCCGGGCGTGTACGTCAACGGCGCCAAGATAGCCTCGCTGGGACTGAAGATCAGGAACGGTTACTGCTATCACGGCCTGGCATTCAACGTTGACATGGACCTGGCGCCGTTCGCCAACATCAACCCCTGCGGCTACGCCGGGCTGCGCGTCACCCAGGCCTGCGAACTCGGCATCACCGCCCCGCTCAACGAACTGCAGGCGGAACTGGCGCAGCACCTGGTTCACGGATTGCAGCGACATCTGGCTTCCGCAGGAGCGGGGCCTGCCCGCGAATGA